One window from the genome of Enterobacteriaceae bacterium Kacie_13 encodes:
- a CDS encoding SDR family oxidoreductase gives MSLNALNEFSLDFFSLKGKTAIVTGGNSGLGQAFAVALAKAGANLFIPSFIMDKGETRELIEMQGSRVEFMQVDITQKGAPARVIEQCVKTFSTVDILVNNAGICKLNKVLDFGREDWDPMININLTAAFELSHEAAKIMIPKNEGKIINICSLFSYLGGQWSPAYSATKHALAGFTKAYCDELGQYNIQVNGIAPGYYATDITLETRKNPVTNQRVLDHIPANRWGETQDLMGTMVFLASRASDYVNGHLVVVDGGYLVR, from the coding sequence ATGTCGTTAAACGCGCTGAATGAATTTTCACTGGATTTCTTTTCTCTGAAAGGTAAGACCGCCATCGTGACCGGTGGTAACAGCGGGCTCGGACAGGCATTTGCCGTCGCCCTGGCAAAAGCGGGCGCTAACCTGTTTATCCCCAGTTTTATTATGGACAAGGGCGAAACCCGTGAACTGATTGAGATGCAAGGCAGTCGCGTGGAGTTTATGCAGGTGGATATTACACAGAAGGGCGCACCGGCACGGGTCATCGAACAATGTGTGAAAACCTTCAGTACTGTCGACATTCTGGTAAACAACGCCGGGATTTGTAAGCTCAATAAAGTGCTGGATTTCGGGCGTGAAGACTGGGATCCGATGATTAATATCAACCTGACCGCAGCATTTGAATTAAGCCATGAAGCCGCGAAAATAATGATCCCAAAAAATGAAGGGAAAATTATCAATATCTGCTCATTATTCTCTTATCTCGGCGGTCAGTGGTCACCGGCTTATTCGGCAACCAAACACGCACTGGCCGGGTTCACTAAAGCCTATTGCGATGAATTAGGTCAGTACAATATTCAGGTTAACGGAATTGCTCCGGGATATTACGCCACTGACATTACGCTGGAAACCCGTAAAAATCCGGTCACCAATCAGCGTGTGCTGGACCATATTCCGGCAAACCGCTGGGGAGAAACACAGGATTTAATGGGCACGATGGTGTTTTTAGCCAGTCGTGCATCTGATTATGTTAACGGTCATTTAGTCGTTGTCGATGGCGGATATTTAGTCAGATGA
- a CDS encoding FAD-binding protein, with product MSLTREAIVENLKEIVGPSQVITDEAVLKKNSIDRFRKYADIHNVFTLPLPAAVVKLQNAQQVSDVLAFLNKHDINCVPRTGASATEGGLETVVKNSVVLDGSGLNQVVKIDIRNMQATAQCGVPLEVLENQLRAQGYTTGHSPQSKPLAQMGGLVATRSIGQFSTLYGAIEDMVVGLEAVFPNGKITRIKNVPRRAAGPDIRHVIIGNEGALCYITEVTVKIFKYMPENNLFYGYTLDNMQTGFDILREVMVDGYRPSIARLYDAEDGSQHFTHFADGKCVLIFMAEGTKGIARATGEGIEGIVAKHPECKKVDSALIERWFNHLNWGPEKVAAEREQIMKTNNMGFTTEVSGDWSSINTIYENVIRRIRNEFPHAGDITMLGGHSSHSYINGTNMYFVYDYNVVDCKPEEEINKYHNPLNKIIVEETIKQGGSMVHHHGIGKHRTHWTKDEHGSAYYILKALKEVYDPKGIMNTGTVYPIEK from the coding sequence ATGTCGCTGACAAGAGAAGCAATTGTAGAAAATTTAAAAGAGATCGTGGGCCCGTCACAGGTCATTACCGATGAAGCGGTATTGAAGAAAAACAGTATTGACCGTTTTCGTAAATACGCCGATATCCACAATGTCTTTACCCTGCCTTTGCCGGCCGCGGTGGTGAAATTACAAAATGCGCAGCAGGTGTCCGATGTTCTGGCTTTTCTGAATAAGCACGACATTAATTGCGTACCGCGTACCGGCGCATCAGCGACCGAAGGCGGGCTGGAAACGGTGGTGAAAAATTCCGTGGTGCTCGACGGTTCCGGCCTGAATCAGGTAGTGAAAATCGATATCCGCAATATGCAGGCGACGGCGCAGTGCGGCGTGCCGCTCGAAGTTCTGGAAAACCAGCTGCGCGCGCAGGGTTACACCACCGGTCATTCGCCACAATCTAAGCCGCTGGCGCAGATGGGCGGACTGGTAGCCACCCGCAGCATTGGGCAGTTTTCCACGCTTTACGGTGCAATCGAAGACATGGTGGTCGGGCTGGAAGCAGTATTCCCGAACGGCAAAATCACCCGCATTAAAAATGTGCCACGCCGCGCGGCAGGGCCGGATATCCGTCACGTGATCATCGGTAACGAAGGCGCACTGTGCTATATCACTGAAGTGACAGTGAAAATTTTCAAATACATGCCGGAAAATAATCTGTTCTACGGATATACGCTCGACAATATGCAGACCGGTTTCGATATTCTGCGTGAGGTAATGGTGGACGGTTATCGTCCGTCGATTGCCCGTCTTTACGACGCGGAAGATGGCAGCCAGCATTTCACGCATTTTGCTGACGGGAAATGTGTGCTGATTTTCATGGCTGAAGGAACTAAGGGCATTGCGCGTGCGACCGGTGAAGGTATCGAAGGAATTGTCGCGAAGCATCCGGAATGCAAAAAAGTGGACAGTGCGTTGATTGAACGCTGGTTTAACCATCTGAACTGGGGGCCGGAAAAAGTCGCCGCTGAACGCGAGCAAATCATGAAGACCAATAATATGGGCTTTACCACGGAAGTGTCCGGCGACTGGTCGAGCATTAACACCATCTATGAAAATGTTATCCGCCGCATTCGTAATGAATTCCCCCATGCGGGTGATATCACCATGCTTGGCGGGCATTCCTCGCACAGCTACATCAACGGTACCAACATGTATTTTGTTTACGATTACAACGTGGTGGACTGCAAACCGGAAGAGGAAATCAACAAATACCACAATCCGCTGAATAAGATCATTGTCGAGGAAACCATTAAGCAGGGGGGATCGATGGTGCATCACCACGGTATCGGTAAACACCGCACACACTGGACGAAGGATGAACACGGCAGCGCGTATTACATCCTGAAAGCGCTGAAAGAGGTATATGACCCGAAAGGCATCATGAATACTGGCACTGTCTATCCGATTGAGAAGTGA